From the genome of Glycine soja cultivar W05 chromosome 14, ASM419377v2, whole genome shotgun sequence:
ACTCAAGAGGGGATTTCTAGCAGCCATGCGATTGTGCTCAAATTGGCTACAATTATAAGCGACCTCAAATAATTCTTGCCGAACTTTGCTTTGATCTTCCACCATTTTTCTCACATTTTCAAGCTCCTTTTTGTACCCTATAGTTTCTGCAATGcatttcttcttttcctctcGCAGAGATGATAAGGCAGCCTCACAgtctttcatttcttccttcaaAACTTGTTCCTTCTGCTGAGCTTCATCCATGAATGTCCCTGCCTCGgatattttggaaacaagagTTAATGGCTACCTCGTCCTCATTCCGATGAGCTTCAAGCACTGCCAACTTGTCAGTGGTAGCAAAACCTTGCTTGAAGGAACATAGAATGCTTGGGAACTCTTTGTGCATGGTGTCTATAATATCTTCAAGTCCATCTGATAGAGTTGCATTTTTGAAAGGAAGGTTGGACAAGAAATTAAGTCTTTTTGCCATAATTTTGTGAGATCCTCCATTTTGTGGCACTAAAGAGCGTCCACAAACATTGCAAATGAAAGGCAGCTTGGAATTGCTTAAAAAGTTCCTCTGCTTCTAATTTTTATAAGCAGAAAGATCACAGACAATGGTAATCTCCAAGTTTAACTTAAGCAAGGTATCTTAAATTACTTCCCGTAAGATCCCAAGATTTTTGGTGCAATGGATGCAGTTTCACACCGGTTTTGCTTACTTTGTGTTATAAGGTGTTAAATCAATATTACTTCCAGTTCTTTTTCTTGCATTGTAGATAATCTCTTGGTACTCTCTTTACTTATTTTCAGTTTTACACGATACTCTATCTTGTTTTAAGAGTTTTGTCCCTGATGAatttggtttttataaaaatcttccttttgttttttacaaAGCAAGGACTGTATAATGTATACTTTATCTGTATACTAATATTGAAAAAGGAATTAGGCATCCCCCTCCCTCTTTGGCTTTTATAAAGTGAAAAGTCTAActatatcacttttttttctcaatcaaACTACAAATTGTACATAAAAATCCGGGAGCTACAAAGTGATTTCACAACAGAAGACAAGAAGAGAACAACCAAGTTATTGTTGATGGTAAACTAATCTAACCATAATATACACGAGAATTAAAATTACACGAGCAGTACAGTTTTTAACACATTGTCACATACATTTAGACATTTAACACTAGAAAATTGGTAACACCATAAAGATGGTTCAATTTCTGAATGGTTAGCAGCAAGCCAACAACACTGGTCTTTGAGTTGCAGGTTTTTCACAAACTCTTTCTGGTGCCATCGTAACTTGTGTCTTGCTATTGAGACTCCAATTATTCAAAACTCTAGCATAAGTTGAATCCATTTTTAGAGTTAtctaatatgatatatatattccaACAGTTTGAAAATCTCATGACTTTTTTGTGTTAGTTCCTCTGCTGATGATTAGCTGGAATTGGAAATTGCCTTTCTGCTGATGTCACGTGCAATCTCAATGCAAGCCTGATCAACCAATCCCCAGAAATAGTTGACTATTGTTTTCTGCAATCTCTTTTGAAGCTCCACCTTGATAATATTGTGTTGTTTTACTAAGAGTAATGAGACTGAATTACGTAAATGTGCTGCTTTCCTAGCATTGTATATTCCCCTACTCTCTGTTCATCTGAAGCAACATTGTTCTCGGACTATCCAACATATATTAGCTAAGAATGACAATCTTCTATCGAATAGAACTTTACAAAAGCCAGTGACTATATATTATGACATTGACAATTGATCGTCAATGCATGCATGACTCAGCTTTAGTCTTTAAGAAGCAAAATCTTGATTCTCGAGTATTCAAGTGAACTCTTGTGCTTTATATCTGGCATGAAAATAATATGTAACACATCAAACATCAATAACCATTAAGTCACTGTCATGCttctaaaataaatcaaattgccAAAATAAAATATGCCAGGAGTTTTGTTAGCACATACTTATGCTAATAAACCCATGCATGGATGCAGCTTTTACCTTAAAAGTAATATTGCTGCAGGTATCCTATGATTTGATTGATGAACGTAGTGTATATATCATGTAATATTCTTATCCCTTGAACTCACCTAAACAATATATGCCTCGGGTTTGATCGTCTGAGTGATAGAATGATACATCTGAGTTTGTAAGCTGATTGATGAATGTATCCTATAAGCTAACACAATGACAGAACGATACATCTGAGTTTATATTGACCATTGACCGCAGTCAGAGCCAAATTTGAACATTGTCATATCAGCATGTAAGGTGGTCAGTCTTTTTTGAATGTACAGTCTAGTATGGCTCCTCTGAAACTTTTGAACATTGTCATACCCATGTCCATCCATTACCGTTGAAATGGTTGGCACTAACTAGAATACATACTTTCACATCCATTCTACTGGCACTAGTTAGAACAAATACGTGTAACTTCATCAAATGAATGGATTTCACGTCCATTTTAGGCACATATGAGTATGACTGTATGACCAAATGGACCGCTTGCTGGCTCTGTCGTAGTTTCAATAGCAAGAAAGTGTCACTGCCACAGCAGTTCTGACAAGCTATGTCAAGCCAATCACGAGGTTGACAAATTGAAAAGTTTGTTATCTAACATGTAGCATTATAAGTGTAGTTTCAATAAGAGTAAACACTAACTTTGGTAGTCATCACTCAAAAGGTTATCAACGTTTTTTATACTAAGCTCAACAATTTGTTTTGGAAGCCGTTAGCATTCGGTTCTGAAAAGGAGGACCAGTGACctcaaattaacaattttctGCATACTTGCTCACTTGCATACAATACAATACAATACAATAATCctcttaattctttttttctctctttaaagttgttggatttaaaattaatttcagccTTTAATTGAATGAATTCTTTACCAACCAGTAAAAACTGGTCGGAAATAGAGTTACAAGCAGGCAATCTGTCCTGACCTCTCTCACAAGAGTTACAGAGAAGAAACTTTACCGAACAAGCAATCACTAGATCTTAAAGTCTACTAGACAAatgttacaaaataaaatttcaccTTCTAAAACATCCGTTGTTAATATCTCATCGGTCTCTAACCAAGTGAGACATAGTGTACAGTTAAATCTAAAATACTCTGGGAAGAATGCTAAAGCACAACccaaataattgtttttactaTTGCATAACCTACAAAGCATTAGGTTCTGTAGCAGCATGAAGAAGCTCATCTGGAGTTGCAGCCGGATCAAGGTCCCAACACCTTTCAGGCAAATTGCTAGCCTCCCCCTTCAGCAACCAAGAAGGCACTTGATGTGAAAAGCACAACATCTCTCTTCTGGGTATCCATTTTATGGCACTCTTGTCTGTATTACTCTGATATACAGTTTTAAATCCAGCCAACTTAATAAGAGGACTAACACAAACACCAAGTTCCTCAGAGTAATCATCCAGCACCTCAACCATTTCATACTGATGCCTCACTTCATCTGGAGTAGATCTGTTCCAATCCGGCGACCAATTTCGATACACAGCCCAAATATCTCCACTTCTGGGATATATTCGAACGCAACCACCTCGACCAGCCTTCTCCTTACTTAGAACATGAGAAAATATGTTAACTTGATCAACAGCATCTGAATTAAAAGCCCTGAAATTTCCACAAGATTTGGTAAAACCTGAATCAAGCCAGTTTACTGAGCCAAACTCACTATCAGTTTTGGAACTCAAGTAACTGATGTGAATCTTAAATGGATTGACAGACACAACCTCACGGATCATACAATACAACCGTGGCATTCCATCTTCCTCATCATACAAGGCCCATATTTGCTTTGGCCTGAAGCATTCCTCTGACCTATCTTTGTCAAAGTCATGAAAGTCAGAATCTGGAACAGTAATTGAGATTGGACCAGTTTTCCCATTCTCTAACTGTAGACCAGAAACAATCGGAGCTGCTTTTCTACATGTCTCTCTTTTTACTTGACCAACTTCAGCTTgtgatttttctttctcattcagAGCTGCAGCTGCTGTTGCTGCTGCTTCAGACGACAACCTCATCTCCTCCAGTTTCTTCCTGATTTCTTTCCTGGCTTTCTCAATCAACAATTTTCTTGCGTCAAAGGCCGGTGCCATGGAACACTGTTTGGTTTGAACTTCGACTGTGCAGGAAGGCTTTTGGCCATGTCCCATGCTATCATTTCCGTTAGCCACTATCGACTCTGAAGCACGTTTTGAACCCTTTTCATCATAGCCATTTCTGAAACTGGCTCCCACAACAACTTTCTGTTTCTTGTCAGGTCTACTTAGTTTATCTTCCTGTGGTTCACTACAGGAGAATGGTACGTCTGAATTTGTATTGACCATAGTCTCTACCATGTGATGTCTCTTATCAGCTCCTGACTTGACTTTTGGTCTTCCCCTCTTCACATTTCCATTGGCCTGATGAACAGAATCAGCAGGTAAGGTAGCTGATCCATTTTGGTTGACAACTCCAGCAGAGCCCCACTGAAATGAAACGTTTGGAACGTACTCATATCCATGTCCAGAATGGTATCCTGTGACCCCATTCCCATTGAAATAGGGGGCACTAGTTGGAACATATGCAACTCCATCAAATGAATGACTTCCATACCCATTTCCTGCTACATATGACCAAGGACAATATGGAAACGAACCATTTGCTGGGGCCGCCCCAGTTTCAACAGCAACAAAAGTGCCACGACAGTTCTTACAAGAGAGTCTTTTATTCACATACTTGCGCAGATACTCATACTGAACCTTACAAGAGGTGCAGATTGTCCAAAAGGTGTCAAGCCCACCACAAGGGGTTGACAAATTGGAACACTTGTTATAACCTGCGGCCCCTGTAGCATGGGCAGGAGACAAATTCGTCTGGTTAGTCCCACCCAACTGCACATTTCTCTTGAGATCATAAGAACTGCGCATAGCACTATCTGATAGCCAAGTCCAAGCCTCAGAAATAAGCTTAAATGCCTCATCAGCTCCCACACATTTGTTCTTATCTGGGTGAAGCAACACCGCCAACTTCTTGTACTGTTTCTTTACAGCCTCCTTATCTGCAAAAGGTTTTAATCCAAGAATCGAATAGTAATCTAGCTCACCATTATGTTTGACCTCAGAAGcaatgtaaacttcaaatgTGGCCACCATTTGAGATATACCCTCCAATCCTGGACAGAGCGTTTTAGCCTTTACAGCATAGTTTTTTGCACCGGCAAAGTCTCTCAGAGCAAAGCGCTTTTCAGCAATCTCTATCGCTTTAAGTGCTTCCTCCTTGTTTGCTTCCATGTAGGAACAAAAGATCACTTCACAACTGAACTCTTGAAACAGAAACTACGACCAGCCCAACATCTTTTCCAATATCATACATAACCTCGTTTCCATGTCTGCAAAAGTTTTGGAACAAAAAAGCCAagtaagtaattttaattttaaaactcacAAAACTTTCATCTGAGATCCAAAGACACCATCTCAAAATATTTCACAAAATTAAACAGACACAAATGCCAACATCAATCTAGAACTTATGCTCCCTATTGTTACCGAGAAACCAAGCACCCTCCATCCCAAATACGCCTAAATTGAGGAATAAAACGAACAGATCGTGGCATTTAGTTGATTgaaacacaattttttaattttccacaTAAAGCATTAAACTTTGCTTTCTCGTCTATTTCCTAAATCTTCcaatatcaaaatcaataaaaCATTTATCAACGGGTAGAGGTGACCCATCTTTCAATCAGCACCCAATTCACCTAAATTTGACAAAACCTAAAACTTTTGCGCATAGATCGAAAGTCTTAACTAAAACCCCCAAAATTTAtactcataatttaaatttattcgaaaaaaaaaggcagatgcaataaaaataagcacaacaattaaaaaaaaaaaaaaaaagactaactgAGATTGGAGACGATAATGGGGAGTTGAAGAAGAGCAAGATCGCCACGTGTAGTTGCGAGATGAAGCAAAATTGGGTGTGAATCTCACTTCGCTAAAAACGGGAAAACACAAAACCCAATTTGTATGGACACAGTGGTGTGTGGTAAATGGTAAAGGTGAAGCCTTTGCTCTGGAAAAACAAAAACTGTGAAGGAAGGATTCGGGTGGCCCTCGGATCCGAAGTGGGTCCGATTCGGCGCAAGGTGGCGGCGATGAATAGGAGCTTCCGACAATCGCCGATCAGAAAGAGAagagaccaaaataaaaataggaattattataaataaaatgatgatAATTTTCAGAGCAAGTAAACGCTGTTATTACTGAGGTAGTTGGAACAAGCTAACGTGCACCGTAGGTGCGTAATGACTAATGACTGCATggcaaatttattattatttattatttctttaaaaaaaactactggtattttcttttgttttatgtttcacttttttttttattgcatcttaaatttattttaaacttatatattttGCGGAAGTTGGAAGTTAGAGACTGTGTTCTTTAGTTGGTGTGAGGTTGGATGATGATTTGGAGAATTATCAGTGATGGGCATTGGGCATCTTGTGAATGCTCCacattgattattttatattttatttttaaaaacaacaaaattatttaatattttcccatcttatgaaaaagaaaattaatataagatattataaaactatttaaaataacCCACTAGTCTAATGATGCAGGATTTAATATAACATTGTTATTTTTGAcagttaataaacataatttaattaattaaatcttataaataagaatgaataaaatattaaattcaaatttgtaatAATTGGTAATCGGGTGTATAATCTATCTACTTTTATTTTAGTAATCtaaacttcttcttttttgtgtgCTTCACTTACTACTTTTTTACACACAACAAAGAATtactttatttcttcttcttcttttggatGCAACATTTTTAACCATTTTATTTCACTTGGGTTTACAATTTCTAACCAGTTTGGTGCAATTGAACTTGCAATTTTTTAGGTTGAGTTCTACTTAAGACTTCTGAGTTCTGACTTTGATTTCAAGTTGTCAATGTCAAATAATTTGGACTTAACCAGCAAAAGTATGGGGTCTCTGAAAAATTTATTTGGGCTATCGGGGAAGGCCCAACGACATTCGTCCATGAAAGTAACAACCAAATTAATGTAATGATggtgaccaaaaaaaaattaatgtaatgatggaccaaaacaaaattaatgtaaCGGTTGAAACTTGAAATGAAATGATGTTAAGTACAGAATCAAACGGACAACAGTTGAATCTTGAAAAATCTGGTTGTGCCAAAAATTGAAGTGGTTGGATTGGATGCATACTTTGAGTCAATGATCACAGTCACATGTTTGATTGTCCACTGGGTTGATTTTGTTTGCTCTGTCtcaatcaagaagaaggacacttgttttttcttttttcgtatTCCTCAACACTACTCATACtgtaaaataatcttttacggaggtgaattaa
Proteins encoded in this window:
- the LOC114384547 gene encoding uncharacterized protein LOC114384547; amino-acid sequence: MEANKEEALKAIEIAEKRFALRDFAGAKNYAVKAKTLCPGLEGISQMVATFEVYIASEVKHNGELDYYSILGLKPFADKEAVKKQYKKLAVLLHPDKNKCVGADEAFKLISEAWTWLSDSAMRSSYDLKRNVQLGGTNQTNLSPAHATGAAGYNKCSNLSTPCGGLDTFWTICTSCKVQYEYLRKYVNKRLSCKNCRGTFVAVETGAAPANGSFPYCPWSYVAGNGYGSHSFDGVAYVPTSAPYFNGNGVTGYHSGHGYEYVPNVSFQWGSAGVVNQNGSATLPADSVHQANGNVKRGRPKVKSGADKRHHMVETMVNTNSDVPFSCSEPQEDKLSRPDKKQKVVVGASFRNGYDEKGSKRASESIVANGNDSMGHGQKPSCTVEVQTKQCSMAPAFDARKLLIEKARKEIRKKLEEMRLSSEAAATAAAALNEKEKSQAEVGQVKRETCRKAAPIVSGLQLENGKTGPISITVPDSDFHDFDKDRSEECFRPKQIWALYDEEDGMPRLYCMIREVVSVNPFKIHISYLSSKTDSEFGSVNWLDSGFTKSCGNFRAFNSDAVDQVNIFSHVLSKEKAGRGGCVRIYPRSGDIWAVYRNWSPDWNRSTPDEVRHQYEMVEVLDDYSEELGVCVSPLIKLAGFKTVYQSNTDKSAIKWIPRREMLCFSHQVPSWLLKGEASNLPERCWDLDPAATPDELLHAATEPNAL